One Clavelina lepadiformis chromosome 1, kaClaLepa1.1, whole genome shotgun sequence genomic region harbors:
- the LOC143455338 gene encoding adhesion G-protein coupled receptor G7-like isoform X5, translating to MYTYVAYFCFNEVIAFLKMDVNALMKTMFIDTRSLKTSFFKVKVGSSILIVFLLATLSTAIQNTTVESTFAAEIYTTDPTVYPSTTTAKVTSENTTVTSTFAAAIYTTDPAVYPSTTTAKMTSENTTVTSTFAAEIYTTDPTVYPSTTTTKLTSDARNDAFSGDFATLSLENATVTSTFAAAIYTTDPTVYPSTTTAKVTSASCVDVICDGCSNCVYDKAKICVCKCISGYKQNTLGQCEAVLCPEEMLNYPNTPGIVVTFPFTQAGYSNASVDTCPDKTSNDGLPYGSRVCTLSGLWLAPNWLSSCDTNAQSYIGLTFNTTEERQVAADDLNIITSDPSSLNADDITTTVQALDNVMDAENLDKNTSSSVVATIGNLLGVSEKELQQSGQAVNLMQTLDSVGEKVELNAGEEFQTVSSTVAIGVVQGNSTGFNSGIGYKFYSLSTPTELGFRSDQLGTFYSSKPDEQASSYIVLPFEVLMQSEGNRTSFYAFLDDKLFRASTATGTYSGNDYIGSEVILSASVVNATKAQNLETPVVLKFTFTPNACNLTNVERMCAFWNENENGFWSSEGLIQQNITNETAECHFNHLTDFATLFSTTSISLPGSDLITIVGSSISAACLILLVIIFTFSRKLKAGKKFRSAFLLVNLGIALLIFNVSMIVSEQPSVQKSGCEVIAVFIHFSLLASLAWMMVEGVVIYINVVHGIYARVHVTDRKMITSSLLWGWLMPLIFVAVVAGVDMDNYSREDAEYFTYSKIRLCWLRQDLVVFLVVIPAALILGINLILYISILTFILFRPRPRSSNRKSDVCKNVVLSVTLFVTVGGTWLFGFAIPGTRTYDENASNIFAYIFTISNALQGFFLFVLYVVRQHFTVDIFKQVINKTFYPISKYPKRNDDHFSGTEKQQKASHINDGIDLQCKLTDFAYRDTYNK from the exons ATGTACACATATGTCGCATATTTCTGCTTCAACGAAGTTATAGCCTTTCTTAAGATGGACGTGAATGCTCTGATGAAAACCATGTTTATTGACACCCGTTCTTTGAAGACTAGTTTTTTCAAGGTTAAAGTTGGGAGTTCTATTCTTATTGTGTTCTTGCTTGCAACACTATCTACTGCAATAC AAAATACCACAGTTGAATCAACATTTGCAGCTGAAATATACACAACAG ATCCAACAGTCTATCCTTCTACAACAACAGCGAAGGTGACGTCAG aaaatacCACAGTTACATCAACATTTGCAGCTGCAATATACACAACAG ATCCAGCAGTCTATCCTTCTACAACGACAGCGAAGATGACGTCAG aaaatacCACAGTTACATCAACATTTGCAGCTGAAATATACACAACAG ATCCAACAGTCTATCCTTCTACAACGACAACGAAGTTGACGTCAG ATGCAAGAAACGATGCATTTTCAGGAGATTTTGCGACGTTATCCTTgg aaaatgCCACAGTTACATCAACATTTGCAGCTGCAATATACACAACAG ATCCAACAGTCTATCCTTCTACAACAACAGCGAAGGTGACATCAG CTTCCTGCGTTGACGTAATCTGTGATGGATGCAGTAATTGCGTTTACGACAAGGCCAAAATATGTGTTTGCAAATGCATTTCTGgatataaacaaaacacattGGGACAGTGTGAAGCCG tttTGTGCCCTgaagaaatgttaaattaCCCCAATACACCTGGCATTGTGGTCACTTTTCCTTTTACGCAAGCAGGATATTCAAATGCATCGGTAGACACATGTCCAGATAAAACTTCAAACG atGGTTTGCCTTATGGTAGCAGAGTATGTACCCTAAGCGGTCTTTGGCTTGCGCCTAATTGGCTCTCATCTTGCGACACGAATGCCCAG agtTACATCGGTTTAACGTTTAATACGACAGAAGAACGTCAAGTTGCGGCAGAtgatttaaatataattacGTCAGACCCGTCATCCTTAAATGCAGATGATATCACAACAACCGTGCAAGCTTTAGATAATGTGATGGATGCGGAAAACTTGGATAAAAAT ACTTCGTCTTCAGTTGTGGCCACAATTGGAAACTTGCTCGGTGTCTCCGAGAAGGAACTTCAACAGAGTGGTCAAGCTGTCAA TTTGATGCAAACTTTGGATTCTGTTGGAGAAAAAGTCGAACTTAATGCAGGAGAAGAATTCCAGACTGTTAGCAGCACAGTAGCCATTGGGGTGGTACAGGGTAATTCAACTG GCTTCAATAGCGGAATTGGATACAAGTTCTACTCTTTATCAACACCAACAGAACTTGGATTTCGATCAGATCAACTCGGTACATTCTACTCCAGCAAACCTGATGAACAAGCGTCCTCTTACATCGTTTTGCCTTTTGAAGTGCTCATGCAAAGTGAAG GAAATCGAACGAGCTTCTATGCATTTCTTGACGATAAGCTTTTTCGAGCGTCAACCGCCACAGGAACCTATTCTGGAAATGACTATATTGGTTCTGAAGTTATCCTTTCAGCATCAGTAGTCAATGCAACCAAGGCTCAAAATCTTGAAACTCCAGTTGTATTGAAGTTTACATTCACACCG AACGCATGCAATCTTACAAACGTTGAAAGGATGTGCGCGTTTTggaatgaaaatgaaaacggATTTTGGTCAAGTGAAGGATTGATTCAGCAAAATATCACCAATGAGACAGCAGAATGTCATTTCAATCATCTCACAGATTTTGCTACATTGTTT TCCACGACTTCTATTTCCTTACCGGGTAGCGATCTTATCACCATTGTTGGATCGTCTATATCAGCTGCTTGTTTGATTCTTTTGGTGATCATTTTCACATTCAGCAG GAAGTTAAAAGCAGGGAAAAAATTTCGTTCCGCATTTCTCTTGGTCAATCTTGGCATTGCACTTCTGATTTTCAACGTTTCAATGATCGTAAGCGAACAACCCTCGGTGCAGAAGTCTGGATGCGAAGTAATTGCAGTCTTCATCCATTTCTCCCTCCTTGCTTCTTTAGCTTGGATGATGGTGGAAGGAGTGGTTATCTACATAAACGTTGTTCAC GGTATTTACGCGCGTGTTCACGTCACCGACAGAAAAATGATAACTTCTTCACTTCTATGGGGATGGCTGATGCCTTTGATTTTTGTTGCTGTAGTAGCCGGTGTCGATATGGATAACTATTCTAGAGAAGATGCAGAGTATTTCACATATTCAAAGATTAGATT ATGCTGGTTGCGCCAAGATTTAGTTGTGTTCTTGGTCGTCATCCCTGCTGCGTTGATCCTGGGAATCAACTTGATTCTTTACATTTCCATTCTTACATTTATCCTGTTTCGACCACGGCCAAGATCAAGC AATCGGAAATCTGACGTTTGCAAGAACGTTGTTCTTTCTGTGACTTTGTTTGTAACCGTCGGTGGAACGTGGCTGTTTGGATTTGCCATCCCAGGCACTAGGACATACGATGAAAATGCTTCTAATATTTTTGCatacatttttacaatatcAAACGCTTTACAAG GATTTTTCTTGTTCGTTCTTTACGTTGTCAGGCAACATTTTACAGTGGATATCTTCAAGCAAGTcattaacaaaacattttatccgATTTCAAAATATCCAAA GCGAAACGATGATCATTTCAGTGGAACAGAAAAGCAGCAAAAAGCAAGCCACATAAACGATGGAATTGATTTGCAGTGTAAGCTTACTGATTTTGCTTACCGCGATACTTACAATAAGTAA
- the LOC143455338 gene encoding adhesion G-protein coupled receptor G7-like isoform X4: MYTYVAYFCFNEVIAFLKMDVNALMKTMFIDTRSLKTSFFKVKVGSSILIVFLLATLSTAIQNTTVESTFAAEIYTTDPTVYPSTTTAKVTSDARNDAFSGDFATLSLENTTVTSTFAAAIYTTDPAVYPSTTTAKMTSENTTVTSTFAAEIYTTDPTVYPSTTTTKLTSENATVTSTFAAAIYTTDPTVYPSTTTAKVTSASCVDVICDGCSNCVYDKAKICVCKCISGYKQNTLGQCEAVLCPEEMLNYPNTPGIVVTFPFTQAGYSNASVDTCPDKTSNDGLPYGSRVCTLSGLWLAPNWLSSCDTNAQSYIGLTFNTTEERQVAADDLNIITSDPSSLNADDITTTVQALDNVMDAENLDKNTSSSVVATIGNLLGVSEKELQQSGQAVNLMQTLDSVGEKVELNAGEEFQTVSSTVAIGVVQGNSTGFNSGIGYKFYSLSTPTELGFRSDQLGTFYSSKPDEQASSYIVLPFEVLMQSEGNRTSFYAFLDDKLFRASTATGTYSGNDYIGSEVILSASVVNATKAQNLETPVVLKFTFTPNACNLTNVERMCAFWNENENGFWSSEGLIQQNITNETAECHFNHLTDFATLFSTTSISLPGSDLITIVGSSISAACLILLVIIFTFSRKLKAGKKFRSAFLLVNLGIALLIFNVSMIVSEQPSVQKSGCEVIAVFIHFSLLASLAWMMVEGVVIYINVVHGIYARVHVTDRKMITSSLLWGWLMPLIFVAVVAGVDMDNYSREDAEYFTYSKIRLCWLRQDLVVFLVVIPAALILGINLILYISILTFILFRPRPRSSNRKSDVCKNVVLSVTLFVTVGGTWLFGFAIPGTRTYDENASNIFAYIFTISNALQGFFLFVLYVVRQHFTVDIFKQVINKTFYPISKYPKRNDDHFSGTEKQQKASHINDGIDLQCKLTDFAYRDTYNK; encoded by the exons ATGTACACATATGTCGCATATTTCTGCTTCAACGAAGTTATAGCCTTTCTTAAGATGGACGTGAATGCTCTGATGAAAACCATGTTTATTGACACCCGTTCTTTGAAGACTAGTTTTTTCAAGGTTAAAGTTGGGAGTTCTATTCTTATTGTGTTCTTGCTTGCAACACTATCTACTGCAATAC AAAATACCACAGTTGAATCAACATTTGCAGCTGAAATATACACAACAG ATCCAACAGTCTATCCTTCTACAACAACAGCGAAGGTGACGTCAG ATGCAAGAAACGATGCATTTTCAGGAGATTTTGCGACGTTATCCTTGG aaaatacCACAGTTACATCAACATTTGCAGCTGCAATATACACAACAG ATCCAGCAGTCTATCCTTCTACAACGACAGCGAAGATGACGTCAG aaaatacCACAGTTACATCAACATTTGCAGCTGAAATATACACAACAG ATCCAACAGTCTATCCTTCTACAACGACAACGAAGTTGACGTCAG aaaatgCCACAGTTACATCAACATTTGCAGCTGCAATATACACAACAG ATCCAACAGTCTATCCTTCTACAACAACAGCGAAGGTGACATCAG CTTCCTGCGTTGACGTAATCTGTGATGGATGCAGTAATTGCGTTTACGACAAGGCCAAAATATGTGTTTGCAAATGCATTTCTGgatataaacaaaacacattGGGACAGTGTGAAGCCG tttTGTGCCCTgaagaaatgttaaattaCCCCAATACACCTGGCATTGTGGTCACTTTTCCTTTTACGCAAGCAGGATATTCAAATGCATCGGTAGACACATGTCCAGATAAAACTTCAAACG atGGTTTGCCTTATGGTAGCAGAGTATGTACCCTAAGCGGTCTTTGGCTTGCGCCTAATTGGCTCTCATCTTGCGACACGAATGCCCAG agtTACATCGGTTTAACGTTTAATACGACAGAAGAACGTCAAGTTGCGGCAGAtgatttaaatataattacGTCAGACCCGTCATCCTTAAATGCAGATGATATCACAACAACCGTGCAAGCTTTAGATAATGTGATGGATGCGGAAAACTTGGATAAAAAT ACTTCGTCTTCAGTTGTGGCCACAATTGGAAACTTGCTCGGTGTCTCCGAGAAGGAACTTCAACAGAGTGGTCAAGCTGTCAA TTTGATGCAAACTTTGGATTCTGTTGGAGAAAAAGTCGAACTTAATGCAGGAGAAGAATTCCAGACTGTTAGCAGCACAGTAGCCATTGGGGTGGTACAGGGTAATTCAACTG GCTTCAATAGCGGAATTGGATACAAGTTCTACTCTTTATCAACACCAACAGAACTTGGATTTCGATCAGATCAACTCGGTACATTCTACTCCAGCAAACCTGATGAACAAGCGTCCTCTTACATCGTTTTGCCTTTTGAAGTGCTCATGCAAAGTGAAG GAAATCGAACGAGCTTCTATGCATTTCTTGACGATAAGCTTTTTCGAGCGTCAACCGCCACAGGAACCTATTCTGGAAATGACTATATTGGTTCTGAAGTTATCCTTTCAGCATCAGTAGTCAATGCAACCAAGGCTCAAAATCTTGAAACTCCAGTTGTATTGAAGTTTACATTCACACCG AACGCATGCAATCTTACAAACGTTGAAAGGATGTGCGCGTTTTggaatgaaaatgaaaacggATTTTGGTCAAGTGAAGGATTGATTCAGCAAAATATCACCAATGAGACAGCAGAATGTCATTTCAATCATCTCACAGATTTTGCTACATTGTTT TCCACGACTTCTATTTCCTTACCGGGTAGCGATCTTATCACCATTGTTGGATCGTCTATATCAGCTGCTTGTTTGATTCTTTTGGTGATCATTTTCACATTCAGCAG GAAGTTAAAAGCAGGGAAAAAATTTCGTTCCGCATTTCTCTTGGTCAATCTTGGCATTGCACTTCTGATTTTCAACGTTTCAATGATCGTAAGCGAACAACCCTCGGTGCAGAAGTCTGGATGCGAAGTAATTGCAGTCTTCATCCATTTCTCCCTCCTTGCTTCTTTAGCTTGGATGATGGTGGAAGGAGTGGTTATCTACATAAACGTTGTTCAC GGTATTTACGCGCGTGTTCACGTCACCGACAGAAAAATGATAACTTCTTCACTTCTATGGGGATGGCTGATGCCTTTGATTTTTGTTGCTGTAGTAGCCGGTGTCGATATGGATAACTATTCTAGAGAAGATGCAGAGTATTTCACATATTCAAAGATTAGATT ATGCTGGTTGCGCCAAGATTTAGTTGTGTTCTTGGTCGTCATCCCTGCTGCGTTGATCCTGGGAATCAACTTGATTCTTTACATTTCCATTCTTACATTTATCCTGTTTCGACCACGGCCAAGATCAAGC AATCGGAAATCTGACGTTTGCAAGAACGTTGTTCTTTCTGTGACTTTGTTTGTAACCGTCGGTGGAACGTGGCTGTTTGGATTTGCCATCCCAGGCACTAGGACATACGATGAAAATGCTTCTAATATTTTTGCatacatttttacaatatcAAACGCTTTACAAG GATTTTTCTTGTTCGTTCTTTACGTTGTCAGGCAACATTTTACAGTGGATATCTTCAAGCAAGTcattaacaaaacattttatccgATTTCAAAATATCCAAA GCGAAACGATGATCATTTCAGTGGAACAGAAAAGCAGCAAAAAGCAAGCCACATAAACGATGGAATTGATTTGCAGTGTAAGCTTACTGATTTTGCTTACCGCGATACTTACAATAAGTAA
- the LOC143455338 gene encoding adhesion G-protein coupled receptor G7-like isoform X3: MYTYVAYFCFNEVIAFLKMDVNALMKTMFIDTRSLKTSFFKVKVGSSILIVFLLATLSTAIQNTTVESTFAAEIYTTDPTVYPSTTTAKVTSDARNDAFSGDFATLSLENTTVTSTFAAAIYTTDPAVYPSTTTAKMTSENTTVTSTFAAEIYTTDPTVYPSTTTTKLTSDARNDAFSGDFATLSLENATVTSTFAAAIYTTDPTVYPSTTTAKVTSASCVDVICDGCSNCVYDKAKICVCKCISGYKQNTLGQCEAVLCPEEMLNYPNTPGIVVTFPFTQAGYSNASVDTCPDKTSNDGLPYGSRVCTLSGLWLAPNWLSSCDTNAQSYIGLTFNTTEERQVAADDLNIITSDPSSLNADDITTTVQALDNVMDAENLDKNTSSSVVATIGNLLGVSEKELQQSGQAVNLMQTLDSVGEKVELNAGEEFQTVSSTVAIGVVQGNSTGFNSGIGYKFYSLSTPTELGFRSDQLGTFYSSKPDEQASSYIVLPFEVLMQSEGNRTSFYAFLDDKLFRASTATGTYSGNDYIGSEVILSASVVNATKAQNLETPVVLKFTFTPNACNLTNVERMCAFWNENENGFWSSEGLIQQNITNETAECHFNHLTDFATLFSTTSISLPGSDLITIVGSSISAACLILLVIIFTFSRKLKAGKKFRSAFLLVNLGIALLIFNVSMIVSEQPSVQKSGCEVIAVFIHFSLLASLAWMMVEGVVIYINVVHGIYARVHVTDRKMITSSLLWGWLMPLIFVAVVAGVDMDNYSREDAECWLRQDLVVFLVVIPAALILGINLILYISILTFILFRPRPRSSNRKSDVCKNVVLSVTLFVTVGGTWLFGFAIPGTRTYDENASNIFAYIFTISNALQGFFLFVLYVVRQHFTVDIFKQVINKTFYPISKYPKRNDDHFSGTEKQQKASHINDGIDLQCKLTDFAYRDTYNK; the protein is encoded by the exons ATGTACACATATGTCGCATATTTCTGCTTCAACGAAGTTATAGCCTTTCTTAAGATGGACGTGAATGCTCTGATGAAAACCATGTTTATTGACACCCGTTCTTTGAAGACTAGTTTTTTCAAGGTTAAAGTTGGGAGTTCTATTCTTATTGTGTTCTTGCTTGCAACACTATCTACTGCAATAC AAAATACCACAGTTGAATCAACATTTGCAGCTGAAATATACACAACAG ATCCAACAGTCTATCCTTCTACAACAACAGCGAAGGTGACGTCAG ATGCAAGAAACGATGCATTTTCAGGAGATTTTGCGACGTTATCCTTGG aaaatacCACAGTTACATCAACATTTGCAGCTGCAATATACACAACAG ATCCAGCAGTCTATCCTTCTACAACGACAGCGAAGATGACGTCAG aaaatacCACAGTTACATCAACATTTGCAGCTGAAATATACACAACAG ATCCAACAGTCTATCCTTCTACAACGACAACGAAGTTGACGTCAG ATGCAAGAAACGATGCATTTTCAGGAGATTTTGCGACGTTATCCTTgg aaaatgCCACAGTTACATCAACATTTGCAGCTGCAATATACACAACAG ATCCAACAGTCTATCCTTCTACAACAACAGCGAAGGTGACATCAG CTTCCTGCGTTGACGTAATCTGTGATGGATGCAGTAATTGCGTTTACGACAAGGCCAAAATATGTGTTTGCAAATGCATTTCTGgatataaacaaaacacattGGGACAGTGTGAAGCCG tttTGTGCCCTgaagaaatgttaaattaCCCCAATACACCTGGCATTGTGGTCACTTTTCCTTTTACGCAAGCAGGATATTCAAATGCATCGGTAGACACATGTCCAGATAAAACTTCAAACG atGGTTTGCCTTATGGTAGCAGAGTATGTACCCTAAGCGGTCTTTGGCTTGCGCCTAATTGGCTCTCATCTTGCGACACGAATGCCCAG agtTACATCGGTTTAACGTTTAATACGACAGAAGAACGTCAAGTTGCGGCAGAtgatttaaatataattacGTCAGACCCGTCATCCTTAAATGCAGATGATATCACAACAACCGTGCAAGCTTTAGATAATGTGATGGATGCGGAAAACTTGGATAAAAAT ACTTCGTCTTCAGTTGTGGCCACAATTGGAAACTTGCTCGGTGTCTCCGAGAAGGAACTTCAACAGAGTGGTCAAGCTGTCAA TTTGATGCAAACTTTGGATTCTGTTGGAGAAAAAGTCGAACTTAATGCAGGAGAAGAATTCCAGACTGTTAGCAGCACAGTAGCCATTGGGGTGGTACAGGGTAATTCAACTG GCTTCAATAGCGGAATTGGATACAAGTTCTACTCTTTATCAACACCAACAGAACTTGGATTTCGATCAGATCAACTCGGTACATTCTACTCCAGCAAACCTGATGAACAAGCGTCCTCTTACATCGTTTTGCCTTTTGAAGTGCTCATGCAAAGTGAAG GAAATCGAACGAGCTTCTATGCATTTCTTGACGATAAGCTTTTTCGAGCGTCAACCGCCACAGGAACCTATTCTGGAAATGACTATATTGGTTCTGAAGTTATCCTTTCAGCATCAGTAGTCAATGCAACCAAGGCTCAAAATCTTGAAACTCCAGTTGTATTGAAGTTTACATTCACACCG AACGCATGCAATCTTACAAACGTTGAAAGGATGTGCGCGTTTTggaatgaaaatgaaaacggATTTTGGTCAAGTGAAGGATTGATTCAGCAAAATATCACCAATGAGACAGCAGAATGTCATTTCAATCATCTCACAGATTTTGCTACATTGTTT TCCACGACTTCTATTTCCTTACCGGGTAGCGATCTTATCACCATTGTTGGATCGTCTATATCAGCTGCTTGTTTGATTCTTTTGGTGATCATTTTCACATTCAGCAG GAAGTTAAAAGCAGGGAAAAAATTTCGTTCCGCATTTCTCTTGGTCAATCTTGGCATTGCACTTCTGATTTTCAACGTTTCAATGATCGTAAGCGAACAACCCTCGGTGCAGAAGTCTGGATGCGAAGTAATTGCAGTCTTCATCCATTTCTCCCTCCTTGCTTCTTTAGCTTGGATGATGGTGGAAGGAGTGGTTATCTACATAAACGTTGTTCAC GGTATTTACGCGCGTGTTCACGTCACCGACAGAAAAATGATAACTTCTTCACTTCTATGGGGATGGCTGATGCCTTTGATTTTTGTTGCTGTAGTAGCCGGTGTCGATATGGATAACTATTCTAGAGAAGATGCAGA ATGCTGGTTGCGCCAAGATTTAGTTGTGTTCTTGGTCGTCATCCCTGCTGCGTTGATCCTGGGAATCAACTTGATTCTTTACATTTCCATTCTTACATTTATCCTGTTTCGACCACGGCCAAGATCAAGC AATCGGAAATCTGACGTTTGCAAGAACGTTGTTCTTTCTGTGACTTTGTTTGTAACCGTCGGTGGAACGTGGCTGTTTGGATTTGCCATCCCAGGCACTAGGACATACGATGAAAATGCTTCTAATATTTTTGCatacatttttacaatatcAAACGCTTTACAAG GATTTTTCTTGTTCGTTCTTTACGTTGTCAGGCAACATTTTACAGTGGATATCTTCAAGCAAGTcattaacaaaacattttatccgATTTCAAAATATCCAAA GCGAAACGATGATCATTTCAGTGGAACAGAAAAGCAGCAAAAAGCAAGCCACATAAACGATGGAATTGATTTGCAGTGTAAGCTTACTGATTTTGCTTACCGCGATACTTACAATAAGTAA